A single window of Xylocopa sonorina isolate GNS202 chromosome 5, iyXylSono1_principal, whole genome shotgun sequence DNA harbors:
- the LOC143423543 gene encoding peroxidasin isoform X3 translates to MLVDLGRRTNISMEKYDQAEREILNTHTHLNYGSPSWFLGASHEMTEHAQNLSRKALRIETMAVMLVEALNMSSKEATSVLPSVAAINCPGSPTFLQVMDACKRIDPRYRTHSGRCNNAVHPTWGAALEAYVRFLSPEYVDGVSLPRTDLPSARDVSLRVHSGGSDVKHPYIMALTALFGQFLVHDLAHTPKMVLPDGAKLKCCDVEYEHFHPECFPIRADNPVGCMEYSRSAPHPGNSLQGCKLGARQQINQASSYLDLSPLYGSSEDVAKALRSGKGGLLNTQRKNLPMPSPKYESCRSANKAFPCFLSGDSRVNENPGLTLMHVLFLREHNRVATALGQLNPHWDDERLYQEARRIVIAEMEHITYNEFLPVVLGETTLDKYQLRLTHRGYFRGYNTRTDATLSNAAASAGLFFIATLTPKTLDLVDSRSALKSGERSLLSAFYAPQEFYEAGAIDRLIAGATAGHSRKPLPPGLNEILLERYFHDGKSNDIAVDYAAQVIQQGRDHGLPPYVRWRSFCNLPHIVAFDDLRGAMTKDTIERLRKVYKNVQDIDLVTGLLSEAPLADSVLGPTFLCLLGQTFQNIRFGDRYWYENANSPGSFVLSQLEEIRKVTMAQILCYNGERLYWMQPRAFLLRDRFLNEMINCTIHTNGSPNFLHWKEKNNS, encoded by the exons ATGTTGGTGGATCTGGGTAGGCGTACAAACATCTCGATGGAGAAATACGATCAAGCGGAACGGGAGATCCTGAACACGCACACGCACTTAAATTACGGCTCACCGTCGTGGTTCCTTGGCGCGTCACACGAAATGACCGAGCACGCCCAGAATCTCTCACGGAAAGCACTACGGATCGAAACGATGGCCGTGATGCTAGTGGAAGCTCTAAACATGTCGTCGAAAGAAGCGACCTCCGTGTTACCGTCCGTAGCCGCCATCAATTGCCCCGGTTCCCCTACGTTTCTGCAAGTGATGGACGCCTGCAAGAGGATCGATCCCCGGTACAGAACGCACAGTGGAAGATGCAACAACGCCGTGCATCCGACTTGGGGTGCGGCTTTAGAAGCTTACGTGCGATTTCTGTCACCCGAATACGTCGACGGGGTCTCATTGCCACGCACGGATTTACCCAGCGCCAGGGACGTTTCTCTGAGAGTGCATTCCGGCGGATCGGACGTTAAACATCCGTACATCATGGCGCTGACCGCGCTCTTTGGacaattcctcgtccacgatctcGCGCACACACCAAAGATGGTATTACCCGATGGCGCAAAATTGAAATGTTGCGACGTGGAGTACGAACACTTTCATCCGGAATGCTTTCCGATCCGTGCCGATAATCCAGTCGGTTGCATGGAGTATTCGAGATCAGCACCACACCCTGGAAATTCGCTTCAG GGGTGCAAATTGGGTGCCAGACAGCAGATCAACCAAGCGTCGTCCTACTTGGATCTTTCTCCCCTTTATGGAAGTTCCGAAGACGTAGCGAAAGCTCTGCGATCCGGCAAGGGCGGTTTGCTTAATACGCAAAGGAAGAACCTCCCCATGCCATCGCCGAAGTACGAAAGTTGCAGAAGCGCGAACAAAGCTTTCCCGTGTTTTCTTAGCGGGGATTCGCGGGTAAACGAGAACCCCGGCCTCACTCTAATGCACGTACTTTTTCTACGCGAGCATAACCGAGTCGCAACAGCGCTGGGACAACTGAATCCTCATTGGGACGACGAGAGACTCTACCAGGAAGCAAGAAGGATCGTTATCGCGGAAATGGAGCATATAACTTATAACGAGTTTCTACCCGTTGTTCTCGGTGAAACAACTCTCGACAA ATATCAATTACGCTTAACTCACCGAGGCTACTTTCGTGGCTATAATACTCGAACGGATGCGACACTTTCGAACGCTGCCGCGTCTGCTGGACTCTTCTTCATTGCCACGTTGACCCCAAAAACCCTCGACCTAGTTGACTCGCGATCGGCGTTAAAGTCTGGAGAAAGGTCCTTATTATCGGCCTTCTATGCTCCGCAAGAGTTCTATGAAGCTGGTGCTATTGATCGCCTGATCGCAGGTGCTACAG CGGGACATTCTAGGAAGCCTTTGCCACCTGGACTGAACGAAATCCTTTTGGAACGATACTTCCACGATGGGAAAAGCAACGACATCGCAGTGGATTATGCCGCGCAAGTTATACAACAAGGAAGGGATCACGGTCTACCACCTTATGTCAGGTGGCGATCTTTTTGTAATTTACCGCACATTGTCGCATTCGATGATCTTAGAGGAGCAATGACCAAAGATACAATAGAAAGACTTCGAAAAGTCTATAA GAACGTACAGGATATCGATTTAGTCACAGGATTACTTTCGGAGGCGCCTCTAGCTGATTCTGTCTTGGGACCAACATTTCTCTGCTTGTTGGGCCAAACTTTTCAAAATATCCGTTTCG GTGATAGGTACTGGTACGAAAATGCAAACAGTCCAGGATCATTTGTATTAAGTCAATTAGAAGAAATTCGAAAGGTAACAATGGCGCAAATCTTATGCTACAACGGTGAAAGACTATATTGGATGCAACCTAGAGCATTTTTGTTGAGAGATCGCTTTTT GAACGAAATGATAAATTGTACGATACACACAAACGGATCACCAAATTTTTTACAttggaaagaaaaaaataattcaTAA
- the LOC143423543 gene encoding peroxidasin isoform X1 — MSVCVKQRPINGIFAFLSRFLAIFVLVESTILPSNMLVDLGRRTNISMEKYDQAEREILNTHTHLNYGSPSWFLGASHEMTEHAQNLSRKALRIETMAVMLVEALNMSSKEATSVLPSVAAINCPGSPTFLQVMDACKRIDPRYRTHSGRCNNAVHPTWGAALEAYVRFLSPEYVDGVSLPRTDLPSARDVSLRVHSGGSDVKHPYIMALTALFGQFLVHDLAHTPKMVLPDGAKLKCCDVEYEHFHPECFPIRADNPVGCMEYSRSAPHPGNSLQGCKLGARQQINQASSYLDLSPLYGSSEDVAKALRSGKGGLLNTQRKNLPMPSPKYESCRSANKAFPCFLSGDSRVNENPGLTLMHVLFLREHNRVATALGQLNPHWDDERLYQEARRIVIAEMEHITYNEFLPVVLGETTLDKYQLRLTHRGYFRGYNTRTDATLSNAAASAGLFFIATLTPKTLDLVDSRSALKSGERSLLSAFYAPQEFYEAGAIDRLIAGATAGHSRKPLPPGLNEILLERYFHDGKSNDIAVDYAAQVIQQGRDHGLPPYVRWRSFCNLPHIVAFDDLRGAMTKDTIERLRKVYKNVQDIDLVTGLLSEAPLADSVLGPTFLCLLGQTFQNIRFGDRYWYENANSPGSFVLSQLEEIRKVTMAQILCYNGERLYWMQPRAFLLRDRFLNEMINCTIHTNGSPNFLHWKEKNNS, encoded by the exons ATGTCCGTGTGCGTGAAACAAAGACCGATCAACGGTATATTTGCCTTCCTATCGCG ATTCCTTGCCATATTCGTGCTCGTCGAAAGTACGATACTACCGTCAAACATGTTGGTGGATCTGGGTAGGCGTACAAACATCTCGATGGAGAAATACGATCAAGCGGAACGGGAGATCCTGAACACGCACACGCACTTAAATTACGGCTCACCGTCGTGGTTCCTTGGCGCGTCACACGAAATGACCGAGCACGCCCAGAATCTCTCACGGAAAGCACTACGGATCGAAACGATGGCCGTGATGCTAGTGGAAGCTCTAAACATGTCGTCGAAAGAAGCGACCTCCGTGTTACCGTCCGTAGCCGCCATCAATTGCCCCGGTTCCCCTACGTTTCTGCAAGTGATGGACGCCTGCAAGAGGATCGATCCCCGGTACAGAACGCACAGTGGAAGATGCAACAACGCCGTGCATCCGACTTGGGGTGCGGCTTTAGAAGCTTACGTGCGATTTCTGTCACCCGAATACGTCGACGGGGTCTCATTGCCACGCACGGATTTACCCAGCGCCAGGGACGTTTCTCTGAGAGTGCATTCCGGCGGATCGGACGTTAAACATCCGTACATCATGGCGCTGACCGCGCTCTTTGGacaattcctcgtccacgatctcGCGCACACACCAAAGATGGTATTACCCGATGGCGCAAAATTGAAATGTTGCGACGTGGAGTACGAACACTTTCATCCGGAATGCTTTCCGATCCGTGCCGATAATCCAGTCGGTTGCATGGAGTATTCGAGATCAGCACCACACCCTGGAAATTCGCTTCAG GGGTGCAAATTGGGTGCCAGACAGCAGATCAACCAAGCGTCGTCCTACTTGGATCTTTCTCCCCTTTATGGAAGTTCCGAAGACGTAGCGAAAGCTCTGCGATCCGGCAAGGGCGGTTTGCTTAATACGCAAAGGAAGAACCTCCCCATGCCATCGCCGAAGTACGAAAGTTGCAGAAGCGCGAACAAAGCTTTCCCGTGTTTTCTTAGCGGGGATTCGCGGGTAAACGAGAACCCCGGCCTCACTCTAATGCACGTACTTTTTCTACGCGAGCATAACCGAGTCGCAACAGCGCTGGGACAACTGAATCCTCATTGGGACGACGAGAGACTCTACCAGGAAGCAAGAAGGATCGTTATCGCGGAAATGGAGCATATAACTTATAACGAGTTTCTACCCGTTGTTCTCGGTGAAACAACTCTCGACAA ATATCAATTACGCTTAACTCACCGAGGCTACTTTCGTGGCTATAATACTCGAACGGATGCGACACTTTCGAACGCTGCCGCGTCTGCTGGACTCTTCTTCATTGCCACGTTGACCCCAAAAACCCTCGACCTAGTTGACTCGCGATCGGCGTTAAAGTCTGGAGAAAGGTCCTTATTATCGGCCTTCTATGCTCCGCAAGAGTTCTATGAAGCTGGTGCTATTGATCGCCTGATCGCAGGTGCTACAG CGGGACATTCTAGGAAGCCTTTGCCACCTGGACTGAACGAAATCCTTTTGGAACGATACTTCCACGATGGGAAAAGCAACGACATCGCAGTGGATTATGCCGCGCAAGTTATACAACAAGGAAGGGATCACGGTCTACCACCTTATGTCAGGTGGCGATCTTTTTGTAATTTACCGCACATTGTCGCATTCGATGATCTTAGAGGAGCAATGACCAAAGATACAATAGAAAGACTTCGAAAAGTCTATAA GAACGTACAGGATATCGATTTAGTCACAGGATTACTTTCGGAGGCGCCTCTAGCTGATTCTGTCTTGGGACCAACATTTCTCTGCTTGTTGGGCCAAACTTTTCAAAATATCCGTTTCG GTGATAGGTACTGGTACGAAAATGCAAACAGTCCAGGATCATTTGTATTAAGTCAATTAGAAGAAATTCGAAAGGTAACAATGGCGCAAATCTTATGCTACAACGGTGAAAGACTATATTGGATGCAACCTAGAGCATTTTTGTTGAGAGATCGCTTTTT GAACGAAATGATAAATTGTACGATACACACAAACGGATCACCAAATTTTTTACAttggaaagaaaaaaataattcaTAA
- the LOC143423543 gene encoding peroxidasin isoform X2 gives MHFYRIFKFLAIFVLVESTILPSNMLVDLGRRTNISMEKYDQAEREILNTHTHLNYGSPSWFLGASHEMTEHAQNLSRKALRIETMAVMLVEALNMSSKEATSVLPSVAAINCPGSPTFLQVMDACKRIDPRYRTHSGRCNNAVHPTWGAALEAYVRFLSPEYVDGVSLPRTDLPSARDVSLRVHSGGSDVKHPYIMALTALFGQFLVHDLAHTPKMVLPDGAKLKCCDVEYEHFHPECFPIRADNPVGCMEYSRSAPHPGNSLQGCKLGARQQINQASSYLDLSPLYGSSEDVAKALRSGKGGLLNTQRKNLPMPSPKYESCRSANKAFPCFLSGDSRVNENPGLTLMHVLFLREHNRVATALGQLNPHWDDERLYQEARRIVIAEMEHITYNEFLPVVLGETTLDKYQLRLTHRGYFRGYNTRTDATLSNAAASAGLFFIATLTPKTLDLVDSRSALKSGERSLLSAFYAPQEFYEAGAIDRLIAGATAGHSRKPLPPGLNEILLERYFHDGKSNDIAVDYAAQVIQQGRDHGLPPYVRWRSFCNLPHIVAFDDLRGAMTKDTIERLRKVYKNVQDIDLVTGLLSEAPLADSVLGPTFLCLLGQTFQNIRFGDRYWYENANSPGSFVLSQLEEIRKVTMAQILCYNGERLYWMQPRAFLLRDRFLNEMINCTIHTNGSPNFLHWKEKNNS, from the exons ATGCACTTTTACCGTATCTTTAA ATTCCTTGCCATATTCGTGCTCGTCGAAAGTACGATACTACCGTCAAACATGTTGGTGGATCTGGGTAGGCGTACAAACATCTCGATGGAGAAATACGATCAAGCGGAACGGGAGATCCTGAACACGCACACGCACTTAAATTACGGCTCACCGTCGTGGTTCCTTGGCGCGTCACACGAAATGACCGAGCACGCCCAGAATCTCTCACGGAAAGCACTACGGATCGAAACGATGGCCGTGATGCTAGTGGAAGCTCTAAACATGTCGTCGAAAGAAGCGACCTCCGTGTTACCGTCCGTAGCCGCCATCAATTGCCCCGGTTCCCCTACGTTTCTGCAAGTGATGGACGCCTGCAAGAGGATCGATCCCCGGTACAGAACGCACAGTGGAAGATGCAACAACGCCGTGCATCCGACTTGGGGTGCGGCTTTAGAAGCTTACGTGCGATTTCTGTCACCCGAATACGTCGACGGGGTCTCATTGCCACGCACGGATTTACCCAGCGCCAGGGACGTTTCTCTGAGAGTGCATTCCGGCGGATCGGACGTTAAACATCCGTACATCATGGCGCTGACCGCGCTCTTTGGacaattcctcgtccacgatctcGCGCACACACCAAAGATGGTATTACCCGATGGCGCAAAATTGAAATGTTGCGACGTGGAGTACGAACACTTTCATCCGGAATGCTTTCCGATCCGTGCCGATAATCCAGTCGGTTGCATGGAGTATTCGAGATCAGCACCACACCCTGGAAATTCGCTTCAG GGGTGCAAATTGGGTGCCAGACAGCAGATCAACCAAGCGTCGTCCTACTTGGATCTTTCTCCCCTTTATGGAAGTTCCGAAGACGTAGCGAAAGCTCTGCGATCCGGCAAGGGCGGTTTGCTTAATACGCAAAGGAAGAACCTCCCCATGCCATCGCCGAAGTACGAAAGTTGCAGAAGCGCGAACAAAGCTTTCCCGTGTTTTCTTAGCGGGGATTCGCGGGTAAACGAGAACCCCGGCCTCACTCTAATGCACGTACTTTTTCTACGCGAGCATAACCGAGTCGCAACAGCGCTGGGACAACTGAATCCTCATTGGGACGACGAGAGACTCTACCAGGAAGCAAGAAGGATCGTTATCGCGGAAATGGAGCATATAACTTATAACGAGTTTCTACCCGTTGTTCTCGGTGAAACAACTCTCGACAA ATATCAATTACGCTTAACTCACCGAGGCTACTTTCGTGGCTATAATACTCGAACGGATGCGACACTTTCGAACGCTGCCGCGTCTGCTGGACTCTTCTTCATTGCCACGTTGACCCCAAAAACCCTCGACCTAGTTGACTCGCGATCGGCGTTAAAGTCTGGAGAAAGGTCCTTATTATCGGCCTTCTATGCTCCGCAAGAGTTCTATGAAGCTGGTGCTATTGATCGCCTGATCGCAGGTGCTACAG CGGGACATTCTAGGAAGCCTTTGCCACCTGGACTGAACGAAATCCTTTTGGAACGATACTTCCACGATGGGAAAAGCAACGACATCGCAGTGGATTATGCCGCGCAAGTTATACAACAAGGAAGGGATCACGGTCTACCACCTTATGTCAGGTGGCGATCTTTTTGTAATTTACCGCACATTGTCGCATTCGATGATCTTAGAGGAGCAATGACCAAAGATACAATAGAAAGACTTCGAAAAGTCTATAA GAACGTACAGGATATCGATTTAGTCACAGGATTACTTTCGGAGGCGCCTCTAGCTGATTCTGTCTTGGGACCAACATTTCTCTGCTTGTTGGGCCAAACTTTTCAAAATATCCGTTTCG GTGATAGGTACTGGTACGAAAATGCAAACAGTCCAGGATCATTTGTATTAAGTCAATTAGAAGAAATTCGAAAGGTAACAATGGCGCAAATCTTATGCTACAACGGTGAAAGACTATATTGGATGCAACCTAGAGCATTTTTGTTGAGAGATCGCTTTTT GAACGAAATGATAAATTGTACGATACACACAAACGGATCACCAAATTTTTTACAttggaaagaaaaaaataattcaTAA
- the Prp3 gene encoding pre-mRNA processing factor 3 yields the protein MSYLTRKEIDEMKPQIEKAVHKFLGFGEPSIVTTAVNCITSGYDKRKTADKLSALLEDKKASKLTEKIFAIYDDAKAAQKSKKRNHAEDKDKDREAKKPRYRDDEVKNEKTTEAQLSADKIRQMMANAQREIEERKRALKAIKQEEVAPVKPLLKARESLPTVGSMYNQGLLSKTDSDKARKIAALQAQIRSKLSSGLLGNVSVPDKPTPLILDESGRTVDITGKEVQLTQVVPTLKANIRAKKREEFKAQLQESKGPEEIQDTHFFDTRIGVKPAVRGKRTLKFHEPGKFQQLAERIRMKAQLEKLQNEISQIARKTGISSATKLALIAPKTEALSEDVPNVEWWDSVILTGGYPNEDEATTIKNSTITNLVEHPTQMRPPTDPLKPIYMPVFLTKKERKKLRRQNRREAWKEEQEKIRLGLEPPPEPKLRISNLMRVLGTEAVHDPTKIEAHVRQQMAKRLKAHEDANAARRLTADQRREKKARKLKEDTTLGVHVAVYRIRDLLNNASKKFKVETNAKQLYLTGCVMLFRDCNVVVVEGGAKQLSKYKRLMMHRIKWEEDIVKDNDGNDVPNKCVLVWEGTSKQRHFGEIKFKVCPIEKMAREHFKKHQVEHYWDLAYSGAVLDNTDDIHS from the exons ATGTCGTATTTAACGAGAAAAGAAATTGACGAAATGAAACCGCAAATTGAAAAGGCGGTTCACAAGTTTCTTGGTTTCGGGGAACCATCTATTGTCACCACGGCTGTCAATTGTATCACTTCAGGTTATGATAAACGAAAAACTGCAG ATAAATTGTCTGCTTTATTGGAAGATAAGAAAGCTTCGAAATTAACTGAAAAAATATTTGCAATATATGATGATGCCAAAGCAGCACAAAAAAGTAAAAAACGAAACCATGCGGAAGATAAGGACAAAGACAGAGAGGCGAAAAAACCCAGATATAGGGATGATGAAGTCAAAAATGAAAAGACAACGGAAGCGCAGCTATCTGCGGATAAG ATAAGACAAATGATGGCCAATGCGCAAAGAGAAAttgaagaaagaaagagagcgcTGAAAGCTATAAAGCAGGAAGAGGTTGCACCGGTGAAACCTCTTCTGAAAGCACGAGAGTCATTACCAACAGTAGGAAGCATGTACAATCAAGGTCTCTTGAGTAAAACAGATTCTGACAAAGCACGAAAAATTGCTGCTTTACAAGCTCAAATTAGAAGTAAACTAAGTTCAGGTTTACTTGGTAATGTCAGCGTTCCTGACAAGCCAACCCCACTAATCTTGGACGAATCTGGCAGAACTGTAGATATAACAGGCAAAGAGGTTCAACTTACACAAGTAGTGCCAACATTGAAAGCTAACATAAGAGCAAAAAAACGCGAAGAATTTAAAGCTCAGCTACAAGAATCGAAAGGTCCGGAAGAAATTCAAGATACACATTTCTTTGATACCAGAATAGGCGTAAAACCAGCGGTGCGTGGCAAACGAACACTAAAATTTCATGAACCTGGAAAATTTCAACAACTAGCAGAAAGAATTCGTATGAAAGCGCAGTTAGAAAAGTTACAGAATGAGATTAGTCAAATTGCCAGAAAAACTGGTATAAGTTCAGCGACTAAGCTGGCACTGATAGCACCAAAAACTGAAGCTCTTAGCGAAGATGTGCCTAACGTAGAATGGTGGGATTCTGTTATATTAACAGGAGGATATCCGAATGAAGATGAAGCTACAACTATTAAAAATTCCACTATCACTAATCTTGTAGAGCATCCTACGCAAATGCGACCTCCAA CTGATCCCCTAAAACCAATATATATGCCTGTATTTTTGACGAAAAAAGAACGTAAGAAATTACGTAGGCAAAATAGACGGGAAGCATGGAAGGAAGAGCAAGAAAAAATACGATTAGGTTTGGAACCACCACCGGAACCAAAATTGCGAATCTCGAATCTTATGCGAGTATTAGGCACAGAAGCCGTACATGATCCTACGAAAATAGAAGCTCATGTTCGACAACAAATGGCTAAGAGACTAAAAGCGCACGAAGATGCTAACGCAGCTCGGAGGCTTACTGCCGATCAACGGCGCGAAAAGAAAGCTCGAAAACTTAAAGAAGACACCACACTCGGTGTACATGTAGCTGTTTACAG AATACGCGATCTCTTAAACAACGCCTCGAAGAAATTCAAAGTAGAAACAAATGCGAAACAACTCTATCTTACAGGGTGCGTAATGCTTTTCCGAGACTGCAACGTTGTTGTTGTAGAGGGAGGAGCAAAACAGTTAAGTAAATACAAACGATTAATGATGCATCGGATTAAATGGGAGGAAGACATTGTAAAAGATAATGATGGGAACGATGTACCGAACAAATGCGTTCTTGTGTGGGAAGGTACTAGCAAACAGCGTCATTTCGGAGAGATCAAATTCAAAGTTTGCCCGATCGAGAAAATGGCTCGAGAGCACTTTAAAAAGCACCAAGTTGAACATTACTGGGACTTAGCTTACAGCGGGGCAGTGCTTGATAACACAGATGATATTCATTCTTAA